The following coding sequences are from one Mastomys coucha isolate ucsf_1 unplaced genomic scaffold, UCSF_Mcou_1 pScaffold9, whole genome shotgun sequence window:
- the Dmtn gene encoding dematin isoform X3 has translation MERLQKQPLTSPGSVSSSRDSSVPGSPSSIVAKMDNQVLGYKDLAAIPKDKAILDIERPDLMIYEPHFTYSLLEHVELPRSRECSLSPKSTSPPPSPEVWAESRTLGIISQASTPRITGTPRTSLPHFHHPETTRPDSNIYKKPPIYKQRESVGGSPQSKHLIEDLIIESSKFPAAQPPDPNQPAKIETDYWPCPPSLAVVETEWRKRKASRKGAEEEEEEEDDDSEEELKAIRERQKEELSKVTSNLGKMILKEEMEKSLPIRRKTRSLPDRTPFHTSLHSGTSKSSSLPSYGRTTLSRLQSTEFSPSGSEAGSPGLQIYPYEMLVVTNKGRTKLPPGVDRMRLERHLSAEDFSRVFAMSPEEFGKLALWKRNELKKKASLF, from the exons ATGGAACGTCTGCAGAAG CAACCTCTTACCTCCCCGGGGAGCGTCAGCTCCTCCAGAGACTCCAGTGTGCCCGGCTCTCCCTCCAGCATCGTG GCCAAGATGGACAACCAGGTGTTGGGCTACAAAGACCTGGCTGCCATCCCCAAAGACAAGGCTATCCTGGACATTGAGCGACCTGACCTCATGATCTACGAGCCCCATTTTACCTATTCCCTCCTGGAACACGTAGAGCTGCCCAGAAGCCGGGAG TGCTCCCTGTCACCCAAATCCACATCCCCCCCACCGTCTCCAGAG GTGTGGGCAGAGAGCCGGACGCTTGGAATCATCTCTCAGGCTTCAACACCAAGGATCACAGGGACCCCCAGGACCAGCCTGCCCCATTTCCACCACCCTG AGACTACCCGCCCGGATTCTAACATCTACAAGAAGCCACCCATCTACAAGCAGAGAG AATCCGTGGGAGGCAGCCCTCAGAGCAAGCACCTCATCGAGGACCTCATCATTGAGTCATCCAAGTTCCCAGCAGCACAGCCCCCTGACCCCAACCAGCCAGCCAAGATAGAGACTGACTATTGGCCGTGCCCCCCATCGCTGGCTGTTGTGG AGACAGAATGGAGGAAACGGAAGGCATCTCGAAagggggcagaggaagaggaggaggaggaagatgatgacTCTGAAGAGGAGCTTAAGGCCATCAGGGAGCGGCAGAAAGAGGAACTCAGTAAG GTTACTTCCAACTTGGGAAAGATGATCTtgaaagaagagatggaaaagtCATTGCCCATCCGGAGGAAAACGCGCTCTCTGCCTGACCGGACACCCTTCCATACCT cCTTGCATTCGGGAACATCTaaatcctcttctcttccttcctatgGCAGGACCACCCTGAGCCGG ctacagtccacagaattcagCCCATCGGGAAGTGAAGCTGGGAGCCCAG GCCTGCAG ATCTATCCCTATGAGATGCTGGTGGTGACCAACAAGGGAAGAACTAAGCTGCCTCCGGGTGTGGACCGCATGAGGCTTGAG AGGCATTTGTCAGCGGAGGACTTCTCTAGGGTCTTCGCCATGTCTCCCGAGGAGTTTGGCAAGTTGGCCCTGTGGAAGCGGAACGAACTCAAGAAGAAAGCGTCTCTCTTCTGA
- the Dmtn gene encoding dematin isoform X2, whose product MENSSIWTISLQAKMDNQVLGYKDLAAIPKDKAILDIERPDLMIYEPHFTYSLLEHVELPRSRECSLSPKSTSPPPSPEVWAESRTLGIISQASTPRITGTPRTSLPHFHHPETTRPDSNIYKKPPIYKQRESVGGSPQSKHLIEDLIIESSKFPAAQPPDPNQPAKIETDYWPCPPSLAVVETEWRKRKASRKGAEEEEEEEDDDSEEELKAIRERQKEELSKVTSNLGKMILKEEMEKSLPIRRKTRSLPDRTPFHTSLHSGTSKSSSLPSYGRTTLSRLQSTEFSPSGSEAGSPGLQNGEGQRGRMDRGNSLPCVLEQKIYPYEMLVVTNKGRTKLPPGVDRMRLERHLSAEDFSRVFAMSPEEFGKLALWKRNELKKKASLF is encoded by the exons ATGGAGAACTCTTCCATTTGGACCATTTCCCTTCAGGCCAAGATGGACAACCAGGTGTTGGGCTACAAAGACCTGGCTGCCATCCCCAAAGACAAGGCTATCCTGGACATTGAGCGACCTGACCTCATGATCTACGAGCCCCATTTTACCTATTCCCTCCTGGAACACGTAGAGCTGCCCAGAAGCCGGGAG TGCTCCCTGTCACCCAAATCCACATCCCCCCCACCGTCTCCAGAG GTGTGGGCAGAGAGCCGGACGCTTGGAATCATCTCTCAGGCTTCAACACCAAGGATCACAGGGACCCCCAGGACCAGCCTGCCCCATTTCCACCACCCTG AGACTACCCGCCCGGATTCTAACATCTACAAGAAGCCACCCATCTACAAGCAGAGAG AATCCGTGGGAGGCAGCCCTCAGAGCAAGCACCTCATCGAGGACCTCATCATTGAGTCATCCAAGTTCCCAGCAGCACAGCCCCCTGACCCCAACCAGCCAGCCAAGATAGAGACTGACTATTGGCCGTGCCCCCCATCGCTGGCTGTTGTGG AGACAGAATGGAGGAAACGGAAGGCATCTCGAAagggggcagaggaagaggaggaggaggaagatgatgacTCTGAAGAGGAGCTTAAGGCCATCAGGGAGCGGCAGAAAGAGGAACTCAGTAAG GTTACTTCCAACTTGGGAAAGATGATCTtgaaagaagagatggaaaagtCATTGCCCATCCGGAGGAAAACGCGCTCTCTGCCTGACCGGACACCCTTCCATACCT cCTTGCATTCGGGAACATCTaaatcctcttctcttccttcctatgGCAGGACCACCCTGAGCCGG ctacagtccacagaattcagCCCATCGGGAAGTGAAGCTGGGAGCCCAG GCCTGCAG AACGGAGAGGGCCAGAGGGGGAGGATGGATCGGGGGAACTCCCTGCCCTGTGTGCTGGAGCAGAAG ATCTATCCCTATGAGATGCTGGTGGTGACCAACAAGGGAAGAACTAAGCTGCCTCCGGGTGTGGACCGCATGAGGCTTGAG AGGCATTTGTCAGCGGAGGACTTCTCTAGGGTCTTCGCCATGTCTCCCGAGGAGTTTGGCAAGTTGGCCCTGTGGAAGCGGAACGAACTCAAGAAGAAAGCGTCTCTCTTCTGA
- the Dmtn gene encoding dematin isoform X5 translates to MDNQVLGYKDLAAIPKDKAILDIERPDLMIYEPHFTYSLLEHVELPRSRECSLSPKSTSPPPSPEVWAESRTLGIISQASTPRITGTPRTSLPHFHHPETTRPDSNIYKKPPIYKQRESVGGSPQSKHLIEDLIIESSKFPAAQPPDPNQPAKIETDYWPCPPSLAVVETEWRKRKASRKGAEEEEEEEDDDSEEELKAIRERQKEELSKVTSNLGKMILKEEMEKSLPIRRKTRSLPDRTPFHTSLHSGTSKSSSLPSYGRTTLSRLQSTEFSPSGSEAGSPGLQNGEGQRGRMDRGNSLPCVLEQKIYPYEMLVVTNKGRTKLPPGVDRMRLERHLSAEDFSRVFAMSPEEFGKLALWKRNELKKKASLF, encoded by the exons ATGGACAACCAGGTGTTGGGCTACAAAGACCTGGCTGCCATCCCCAAAGACAAGGCTATCCTGGACATTGAGCGACCTGACCTCATGATCTACGAGCCCCATTTTACCTATTCCCTCCTGGAACACGTAGAGCTGCCCAGAAGCCGGGAG TGCTCCCTGTCACCCAAATCCACATCCCCCCCACCGTCTCCAGAG GTGTGGGCAGAGAGCCGGACGCTTGGAATCATCTCTCAGGCTTCAACACCAAGGATCACAGGGACCCCCAGGACCAGCCTGCCCCATTTCCACCACCCTG AGACTACCCGCCCGGATTCTAACATCTACAAGAAGCCACCCATCTACAAGCAGAGAG AATCCGTGGGAGGCAGCCCTCAGAGCAAGCACCTCATCGAGGACCTCATCATTGAGTCATCCAAGTTCCCAGCAGCACAGCCCCCTGACCCCAACCAGCCAGCCAAGATAGAGACTGACTATTGGCCGTGCCCCCCATCGCTGGCTGTTGTGG AGACAGAATGGAGGAAACGGAAGGCATCTCGAAagggggcagaggaagaggaggaggaggaagatgatgacTCTGAAGAGGAGCTTAAGGCCATCAGGGAGCGGCAGAAAGAGGAACTCAGTAAG GTTACTTCCAACTTGGGAAAGATGATCTtgaaagaagagatggaaaagtCATTGCCCATCCGGAGGAAAACGCGCTCTCTGCCTGACCGGACACCCTTCCATACCT cCTTGCATTCGGGAACATCTaaatcctcttctcttccttcctatgGCAGGACCACCCTGAGCCGG ctacagtccacagaattcagCCCATCGGGAAGTGAAGCTGGGAGCCCAG GCCTGCAG AACGGAGAGGGCCAGAGGGGGAGGATGGATCGGGGGAACTCCCTGCCCTGTGTGCTGGAGCAGAAG ATCTATCCCTATGAGATGCTGGTGGTGACCAACAAGGGAAGAACTAAGCTGCCTCCGGGTGTGGACCGCATGAGGCTTGAG AGGCATTTGTCAGCGGAGGACTTCTCTAGGGTCTTCGCCATGTCTCCCGAGGAGTTTGGCAAGTTGGCCCTGTGGAAGCGGAACGAACTCAAGAAGAAAGCGTCTCTCTTCTGA
- the Dmtn gene encoding dematin isoform X4 encodes MERLQKAKMDNQVLGYKDLAAIPKDKAILDIERPDLMIYEPHFTYSLLEHVELPRSRECSLSPKSTSPPPSPEVWAESRTLGIISQASTPRITGTPRTSLPHFHHPETTRPDSNIYKKPPIYKQRESVGGSPQSKHLIEDLIIESSKFPAAQPPDPNQPAKIETDYWPCPPSLAVVETEWRKRKASRKGAEEEEEEEDDDSEEELKAIRERQKEELSKVTSNLGKMILKEEMEKSLPIRRKTRSLPDRTPFHTSLHSGTSKSSSLPSYGRTTLSRLQSTEFSPSGSEAGSPGLQNGEGQRGRMDRGNSLPCVLEQKIYPYEMLVVTNKGRTKLPPGVDRMRLERHLSAEDFSRVFAMSPEEFGKLALWKRNELKKKASLF; translated from the exons ATGGAACGTCTGCAGAAG GCCAAGATGGACAACCAGGTGTTGGGCTACAAAGACCTGGCTGCCATCCCCAAAGACAAGGCTATCCTGGACATTGAGCGACCTGACCTCATGATCTACGAGCCCCATTTTACCTATTCCCTCCTGGAACACGTAGAGCTGCCCAGAAGCCGGGAG TGCTCCCTGTCACCCAAATCCACATCCCCCCCACCGTCTCCAGAG GTGTGGGCAGAGAGCCGGACGCTTGGAATCATCTCTCAGGCTTCAACACCAAGGATCACAGGGACCCCCAGGACCAGCCTGCCCCATTTCCACCACCCTG AGACTACCCGCCCGGATTCTAACATCTACAAGAAGCCACCCATCTACAAGCAGAGAG AATCCGTGGGAGGCAGCCCTCAGAGCAAGCACCTCATCGAGGACCTCATCATTGAGTCATCCAAGTTCCCAGCAGCACAGCCCCCTGACCCCAACCAGCCAGCCAAGATAGAGACTGACTATTGGCCGTGCCCCCCATCGCTGGCTGTTGTGG AGACAGAATGGAGGAAACGGAAGGCATCTCGAAagggggcagaggaagaggaggaggaggaagatgatgacTCTGAAGAGGAGCTTAAGGCCATCAGGGAGCGGCAGAAAGAGGAACTCAGTAAG GTTACTTCCAACTTGGGAAAGATGATCTtgaaagaagagatggaaaagtCATTGCCCATCCGGAGGAAAACGCGCTCTCTGCCTGACCGGACACCCTTCCATACCT cCTTGCATTCGGGAACATCTaaatcctcttctcttccttcctatgGCAGGACCACCCTGAGCCGG ctacagtccacagaattcagCCCATCGGGAAGTGAAGCTGGGAGCCCAG GCCTGCAG AACGGAGAGGGCCAGAGGGGGAGGATGGATCGGGGGAACTCCCTGCCCTGTGTGCTGGAGCAGAAG ATCTATCCCTATGAGATGCTGGTGGTGACCAACAAGGGAAGAACTAAGCTGCCTCCGGGTGTGGACCGCATGAGGCTTGAG AGGCATTTGTCAGCGGAGGACTTCTCTAGGGTCTTCGCCATGTCTCCCGAGGAGTTTGGCAAGTTGGCCCTGTGGAAGCGGAACGAACTCAAGAAGAAAGCGTCTCTCTTCTGA
- the Dmtn gene encoding dematin isoform X1, producing MERLQKQPLTSPGSVSSSRDSSVPGSPSSIVAKMDNQVLGYKDLAAIPKDKAILDIERPDLMIYEPHFTYSLLEHVELPRSRECSLSPKSTSPPPSPEVWAESRTLGIISQASTPRITGTPRTSLPHFHHPETTRPDSNIYKKPPIYKQRESVGGSPQSKHLIEDLIIESSKFPAAQPPDPNQPAKIETDYWPCPPSLAVVETEWRKRKASRKGAEEEEEEEDDDSEEELKAIRERQKEELSKVTSNLGKMILKEEMEKSLPIRRKTRSLPDRTPFHTSLHSGTSKSSSLPSYGRTTLSRLQSTEFSPSGSEAGSPGLQNGEGQRGRMDRGNSLPCVLEQKIYPYEMLVVTNKGRTKLPPGVDRMRLERHLSAEDFSRVFAMSPEEFGKLALWKRNELKKKASLF from the exons ATGGAACGTCTGCAGAAG CAACCTCTTACCTCCCCGGGGAGCGTCAGCTCCTCCAGAGACTCCAGTGTGCCCGGCTCTCCCTCCAGCATCGTG GCCAAGATGGACAACCAGGTGTTGGGCTACAAAGACCTGGCTGCCATCCCCAAAGACAAGGCTATCCTGGACATTGAGCGACCTGACCTCATGATCTACGAGCCCCATTTTACCTATTCCCTCCTGGAACACGTAGAGCTGCCCAGAAGCCGGGAG TGCTCCCTGTCACCCAAATCCACATCCCCCCCACCGTCTCCAGAG GTGTGGGCAGAGAGCCGGACGCTTGGAATCATCTCTCAGGCTTCAACACCAAGGATCACAGGGACCCCCAGGACCAGCCTGCCCCATTTCCACCACCCTG AGACTACCCGCCCGGATTCTAACATCTACAAGAAGCCACCCATCTACAAGCAGAGAG AATCCGTGGGAGGCAGCCCTCAGAGCAAGCACCTCATCGAGGACCTCATCATTGAGTCATCCAAGTTCCCAGCAGCACAGCCCCCTGACCCCAACCAGCCAGCCAAGATAGAGACTGACTATTGGCCGTGCCCCCCATCGCTGGCTGTTGTGG AGACAGAATGGAGGAAACGGAAGGCATCTCGAAagggggcagaggaagaggaggaggaggaagatgatgacTCTGAAGAGGAGCTTAAGGCCATCAGGGAGCGGCAGAAAGAGGAACTCAGTAAG GTTACTTCCAACTTGGGAAAGATGATCTtgaaagaagagatggaaaagtCATTGCCCATCCGGAGGAAAACGCGCTCTCTGCCTGACCGGACACCCTTCCATACCT cCTTGCATTCGGGAACATCTaaatcctcttctcttccttcctatgGCAGGACCACCCTGAGCCGG ctacagtccacagaattcagCCCATCGGGAAGTGAAGCTGGGAGCCCAG GCCTGCAG AACGGAGAGGGCCAGAGGGGGAGGATGGATCGGGGGAACTCCCTGCCCTGTGTGCTGGAGCAGAAG ATCTATCCCTATGAGATGCTGGTGGTGACCAACAAGGGAAGAACTAAGCTGCCTCCGGGTGTGGACCGCATGAGGCTTGAG AGGCATTTGTCAGCGGAGGACTTCTCTAGGGTCTTCGCCATGTCTCCCGAGGAGTTTGGCAAGTTGGCCCTGTGGAAGCGGAACGAACTCAAGAAGAAAGCGTCTCTCTTCTGA